ACATGGTCGATATTCAAATGGCTTCATGATTTTCCTTATTAGCCCACATTTCATGGCAATTTCCTGGTGATAGACTCTAGCCATCGCGTCGTGCCGCTGTGTATAATCCACCGGTGCCAAAACAGAGCAGGACGATGTGACGTGCTGTATGGACTCAGTCATCTGGGAGCATTTTCGGCATTTGTCTGTTGGTATATTCCTTCCCGTAATGTTCTTGATATATGATCTCGTCGAAACCACTTGGTCCTGGATGGCGACTAACCTGCCCTCTGTTTCAGGAAACAGATATCCAGCTTTCAGGTAAGTAAGTGATTCCGACTTATCAACGTGACTATTTTTCAGACTCCCAGGGTATCTTCCGTGGAGCGCCTTGCCGTGCCACTCCTGTATGAGCCCCTCGTTCGTGAGTCGCACCGGTTCCAGTTGGCCTGCCAAGTTTAACGGACTCAAGTTTTCATCTGCCTGACATAGAGCACTGTAGAAAGGTAAGTTTTTTGATAGAAAATACTCTCTCATACTGCGCACTGTTTTGTCATGTACCATTTCCAGGTTCTGCAGCCCCCGCCCGCCGTCCCGTCTTGGGATGTAAAGCCTATTCACGGACGCATGTGGATGGTGAATGCCATGTCTGGTGAGTAGTGCTCTTACTTTTTGGTCGATATCTCTCAACTCTGCATTTGACCATCTCACCACCCCGAAGGAGTAGGCTATGCATGGTACCGCCCATGTATTTACAGCTTCAAACATTGATTTGGAGTTGAGCTTACTCTGAAGCACCTTTTTCAGCCTGCTAAGAAACTTATCTCTAAAGATCTTCTTCACGTCAGCTGTCTTTATGTCTAGGGCCTGTTGTACGCCCAGGTATTTATACGTCTCCTGCGCTCCCAATTCAGGTATCTCCAGGCTCTCCATCACCGAAAAGACCTCTCCTTCCTGCACTCGACCTCTTTTTACATGTACAACAGCACACTTCTCCACCCCCAACTCCATTCCTATTGCCTCGGAGAACGCTGCCACTATTCGAATTTGCTTCCTGAGTTGTTCGTCATTCGCAGCATAGAGCTTAAGATCGTCTATGTACAGCTGGTGGTTAATTCTCATGTTCTGCGCCCTTTGTAACTTATATCCGTAGATCTGCTTCTTCAGTAGTCTACTCAGGGGGTTTAGAGCCAGACAAAACCAAAGAGGGCTCAGCGTGTCCCCCTGGAAAATTCCTCTCCGGATTTTGATTTCGGTGGTTTTATAGTATTTGTTTTCTGTGTTTATCACCAGTTGTGTGCGCCATGTCTTCATTAGATGTTCTAGAAGAGTGATGATCGGCTTCGATATACcatacaatatatatatatatatatatatatatatatatatatatatatatatatatatatatatatatatatatatatatatgtaaggTCTCGAAATCAGAGACGTTGCAAAGAGAATATTTAAGGTTATATTCAGACACAGTTGATGCAGTGAAAACTGTAATAAACAAAACATTATTCTAATTTACATACATATTTAcaataaatcaacaaacctGATTCAACACAATTGTCGATAGCCTTAATCTTATATTATACTTATTGGATCACAATTATCGCCGCCGTTATTAAACTTCGCCTTTCCTCTTTTGTCCCCTTGACAGTTCATGTATCAACGGAAGCAGAAGTTTGGCGCGAGATTCAAACTTACATCCCCCCTTTTTGGCAAATAAGTCATTCACCCGGTATATGGGACTAATTTACTAGCATGAAATAGGCTATCGCTCTTTCTAGATCTACTAGCAATACCATATATTACATCTGAAATTTTTGCTTTGATTCTGAATGGTCCTACTCTGATAGTGTCCAGTTTATCTCTGCTCAGTTTGTTTTTGTTCTGAACATACACTAAATCTCCTACtttatattctatttttttcgtattttcatcgtagatttttttgttttgtaaaTGTATTTTCTTAGAATTTTCAAATGCTATTTCCTTATTAATTTCCCAATTCTCTTTATTGTTTAATTCTAATGTCTCAGGTAAAATAGAACTTTCTTTTCCGGTTAACAAGTAATTCGGAGTATAACCGGTAGAACTATGAATTGTATTATTATAATCTTTTATACACTCCTCGGCTACTACTGGccatgatttatttttattttcaaatatcttgcaTCTCATTCTATTAATTAATGTTTGGTTTGTTCTTTCATTTAGACCATTAGAAAATGCACAGTCGCTTGCTGTAAATATCAAATTTATTTCTTGACCATTAACATAATTTTTAAACTGTGTCGAATTTATGCCAGAGTATTGGTCTGTTAGTATTGTTTTAATTTTCCCATGTTGTTCTacttttttaattaaatttataAAATCCTTAGCAACTTGTGTTTTTGATGTGCTTATGAAAGCGAATCTCGTAAAATGGTCCACTATTAAATGCATATATCTTTTAGTGCTTTTTCCTTTTAAACCTCCTATAGTATCCAATGAGACAATTTCAAAAGGTTCCTTTGCTGGGCCTAATTGAGATAAAGGTGCTTTGAAACAGCCAATTCTGgttttatttttcttacaaACTTCACAAGAACGACATGTCAACTTGATATGTTTATACATGTTTTTAAAATAAAACTTATGACATATAACCAGAATTAATTGTTTGGTTCCAATATGTCCTTGATTTTTATGAACCTTTTGTACCAAAGATATTCCAAAGTCTTCTGTTAACCATattttttctctgttatttagCGTTTTATATATGATATCATTTTTAATATTGCACTTGTTATCTACTTGTAGATTTCTTTGGTTATTTTTTATATCTTCTAATTGTAAAAAATTtgctatttttattattgaattttcatcacattcTCTTCTTGGTTCTAGTACAGGATTCCTAGATAAGCAATCTGCTTCTAGATTCTCTGCTCCTGGATTATATACTATGTCAAATTCAAATTGTGATATATAATTAAGTAAGTGAATTAGTTCTGGATCTTTACTTTTcttaacattaaaattttctaaGGGTTTGTGGTCTGTGAatataacaaatttttttcctattaaATAATATTGCCAATATAAGATGGCTTCTTTGATAGCTAGACATTCAATATATAttgctttttttgttttttgtgagttattcaattttcttgagAAGAAAAATACTGGTTTTAATTCCTCATTTTCTTGAGGTTGTTTCAACACTGCCCCAACTCCATCTATACTCGCATCAGTTAAAATATAGATTGGGGCTTCAGGATCAAATATAGCCAGAGCTGGACCAGTGCACAAATAATCTCTTACTTTTTGAAAACTACTCTGGCATTTTTCAGACCAGTTGAACTCTATGTTTTTccttaataaattatataaaggtTCTAGTAATATAGCATGGTTCGGTATATATTCcacataaaaatttattttccccaAAAATTGTCTGATATGTTTTCTGGTTTGTGGTACCGGAAACTCTTTTATGGCAATGAGGTTATCATTCATTGGTTTTATGTAGTTACCACTTATCTCATGACCTAGGTAAATCACTTTGTTACTGGCAAATACACATTTTGCTAAATTTAATTTAAAACCTTGGTCTTGAAGTGCTTGTAGAGTTAATTCAACATGTTTCAAATGATCCTCATAGttctctgaatgaattaaaatatcATCTATATAGTTTACAGCAAATTCACTAAGATTATTCTTTCTTAAAATACTAGATAATGTCCTTTGAAAAATTGCCGGTGAGGTTTTCAGACCGAATGGTAAGCATTTCCATTGCCAGTGGCCTTGATGGGTTACAAAAGCCAATTTGTACCTGTCCTTTTCTCGTATAGGTATCGACCAAAACGCCGAATTTACATCtagttttgtgaaatatttacaatttctAGCACGTACTTTTAAATCGTCAATCCTAGGGAATGGTTGACTTTCAGGAACAAGTATTTGGTTTAAATCTGAAAAGTCTATGCACAAACGAGATTTTTTTCCATCTTCTTTTTTATAGACCATTGTCACTGGAGCTGCATAAGGACTGCATGACTCTTCTATCAAACCAGCTTCTAATAATTCTTTTGTTtgcttttcaatttcaattttatcttgAAATGAGCATCTGTATGGTTTTCTAGATATGTATTTATTCTCCTTTAATTTTATAGTTGCTGCATACCCTTTTATTATTCCAATAtcaaattttgtttttgcaaatacctcatcaaaattttgcaaaattatttgtatattgttgggttcttttttataatttatattttcttgtttatctttctttatttcacctttttgtgtaatttttaaattttcattttgacatAGTCTAAATTTCTTTATTACATCCAGACCTAATAATAAATCTTCCTTAAAAGTCCCGCTCTTTATgatgaaaaacgaaaaattagtTTCTATATTACAAATTTTTACTTTGAGTGTAACAGCGCCTTCAGCTTTAGCTATTCCTGCTACTCCTTCTATATTTTCCTTCCCACTTATCATATTTTTAagcatattaattttatttaaaaatttataatttacTAGTGAAATGTTAGACCCTGAGTCATACAGGCCCACTGCTGGTTCATCATTCACCAATACATTTAATCTAATAAGTGGGGGAACTATTCGTTTTTTGCCTCCTCTGAGTTTGCTACAGCATTTTCAAAATCTACATTATTTACTactttaatattattattttttttgtaacttgATTTTTGTTCTTTTAATCTGCACATATTTTCAGGGTGGAATCTGTTAGGAAATCCCAACTTTTCACAATTTGAACATTGTTTATGTGAAGGTACtgttttgttgttttctttttttctatCATTCAAGTAACcaaattgttttaattttgaCATTAAGTCCTCTATTGTTCCTATTGTTTTTCTGTCTATTCTATTTTGTATATGATTTGGTAAACTGATAACAATTAAGTTTATTTGAGAATTCAGGGAGATTTCATCGTCCACTTCCATCAATAGATTTCTTTTCTTAAGTGCAAAATCTAATAGAGATCCATTTAAATACTTAAAATTATATGCGTATGCTATATCTGTCCACGACTGTACTGAGAAGGTTTCTATGAAAGAATTATTCCATAATTCCCAATTGTTTAAACTATTTTGTTTCATACAAACATTAAACCAGTTTACAGCAGAATCTGTCAAAAATAACCTCAAAGTTTCTGCATATTTATCTTGTGTGATTCCCACTCTAATACATTCCTGAACGAATAATCTAATCCAAGTACTCGCTTTGAAATTTtgtccattaaaattttctaTGATCATATCTTTCGCTAAAGATCTTGTAGATTTTCCTTGGATACCTGTTTTAGTTGGATTTTCTAACGGTGAGACCTCTTCTAAATATTCGTCGTTGAATGCGACATTTCCTTCTTCGTCCATGTAAATACCTTGTAATTCAGCATCCAGAGTGatcatcacatttcgaaatttatttctAATTTTCAAACTTTTTACAACATTTTTGACCACATTAGTATCAAAAAGTTGCTTATGGTGCAAGCTGCTCTGTTTATCgtttggaaatcgaaaaatttctggTTGATCCATCAGCTGTATAGTTTTTACCTTAACTATAGTGCTCTTGGCATCAGGACCCGCCTCAGATGCAAAATGGAATTTAGCTTTGCTCTCCATTGTGTTGAATTGTAAGGTCTCGAAATCAGAGACGTTGCAAAGAGAATATTTAAGGTTATATTCAGACACAGTTGATGCAGTGAAAACTGTAATAAACAAAACATTATTCTAATTTACATACATATTTAcaataaatcaacaaacctGATTCAACACAATTGTCGATAGCCTTAATCTTATATTATACTTATTGGATCACAATTATCGCCGCCGTTATTAAACTTCGCCTTTCCTCTTTTGTCCCCTTGACAGTTCATGTATCAACGGAAGCAGAAGTTTGGCGCGAGATTCAAacttacatatatatatatatatatatatatatatatatatatatatatatatatatatatatatatatatatatatatatatatatatatatatatatatatatatatgtatgcgTCGCGGTCAGTTCGGGGAACAAATCATATACAGAACGGTCACTTCGAGGAACAAGTGGTCACTTTGGGGAATTCCTCGAAGTGCCACATATATACAGATCACGTAGCGTGTACTTCGGGGAACTATCGTGTATGCTCAGGTCAGTTTGAGGAACTTCTTCTAGCGTGCAGTTTGGGGAACTTTCAAGTACAAAACGGGTAGTTTGAGGAACTAAAGAAATTGCACCTAGAGGTCATTTCGAGGAACAATGGATATTAACtattaaaattatataaattgtcGGCATTGTTGTAATAATGTTTCCAATTGAACTTTTGAAAAAGCTTATATTCAAGGACACTGGTGAAAATGGAGATGGGTATTCAATACAAATTTTCGTACATAAAAAAACCAAACAAGGAAATTTTTTACCACATTCACTTACACCTCTAGGGAGTAAACTATTCAGATTTGTGAAATTTCGATATCTGAAAAAGTGTTCATAAAATCAACTGCACATTCGAGTTATAATAAGCAACACCTATCATAGTTGAATATTTGATAGTGCGAAAGCTGTAAGGAGGATCCACTTCAAATTCTAAAGTTATATGAAAAAACCTGTTGTTTTTTCACTCCTCTGTTCACGGCATTTACTTAGGACTTGAGAGGTTTCGGAgcagatatttttcaaagttgaaaattcgacacAGCAGAAAATATGTTATATCAAATTTTAAGCATTTACAGGTGTCAATTCAGAATTTTTGGTATGCTAGTGAATGGGTAAACGAAAGTTTCTTTGCTGGAGTCTCTTGATATAACTTCTGaatttgaaagtaattttttgagACATGGAGTACCAAATGAATGCAGTTTTTCCTGTTGCGGTTTCTTTATATACCTATATCCTCggaattttaaatgatttacGTTTTGAGTTATCGAATGTTTCGCATTGACTTGACAGGTGTCAATAATCGGCCCCCAAATGATTACAGTGAACGGAAAGTTTTTCTGTTGAGGTTCATTGATAAAACTTTTGAAATCGTTATTTAGACATTTTGGAATTTAGAATTGACAGATGTCAACCTTCGGCCCCCAATTGAATGCGGATAAGTGAAAGTTTTTTCTACAACCGTTCTTGATATAACTTTTGAATCCCAtagtaatatataataataatattgataagtCCAATGTTGAATACAAAAAAGTATTACTATTGATttaacaattgaaaaaattgaaagttttttcttgaaatctaGGAGGAgacgatttcaataaaaaaggcaTAATCTCATCAAATTACGCTATTATTGAAGGATATAAAATTTCATGGCAATCGTCCGTAACGGAAAGATAATACGTATGAGTAACTTCAGAATGGAATATCATATATGTTTTTCCAGATTTCCATTATAAATctagaacaaaagaaaatattaggaTTCAGAGCTATGTGGAACATTGAAAAAAAGTGCTCCCGAGTCTCAAGCACAGAGCACCGATTTTTCGCAATAATTACTGAGCACTCTGTGAGAATAATTTGATGTTGCGAGCACAAAGCAGTAAGCTCTTTTCTGAGAAAACTGTGGGAAATAAGATTTGTCATTACAAAATCTgtatccgatcgaaaaaaaccttTCTATTTCTTCGAAACGATAAGTTTCTCGTTCTACTCTACAGCAGTTTGACGATTTCATAAGTTGGAAAAGAATTGTTTCACGAATGCAAATATGTATTCTACGGAGGCGTAGAAGAgagccacataatatttcaaaaataattccgACTTTAAGtaggaattttattcagttccgaacttttacagggtgttctatgacGGTATGAACCATATCCTGCAATATAAACTGCTTTTTCAAcgaattcatattcatataaaaCTGGTGTTGGCATATTTAGTATAAATTGACGattatgtatttttgaaatattatacagggtgttccaaactgAGTCGTTACTCCGTTAAtattgatgctacgaattcggaTAAATTGGCAAtttagtagcatttttaatggccTTCTCGATGCCAAAATAAATGGACagtcatgttttcgaaatacaaatttttttcaatggaacaccctatattttatcatgcaattcgattcgtaataacattctcaacaacaaagctctTATCACATTTCCTCCTgttgaagttgaaaatgagcgacttatgtggaatgatttattttattcactAGTTCAAAAATGTCTTTGTTTGGACTAATAAATCTCATAATTGTTCAAAGATAAAGACCCAATTTTGATACTTATACcaataacaatatttttccgGTGTGAggagctttgttgttgagaatgttattacgaCTCGAAATGAAGGGTGTTTCATGttccattcaagaaaatatcattttatgaaatatttcgataacgTGACtgacaatgttttttttttggtaccgAGAGGCCATAAAATGCTACTAGCTTGCCCATTTAACTGAATTCGTAGCATCAAAATAACCGGAGTTGGCAATAGGACCGACTTAATTTGTGCACCCTGTATATGGCGCTTCTACGTTTTCGAAGAATGGCTCAGCCATATTTTTGATGCAgcatgaagttagcgaaaatgtttgaaattttcaacttcaatagGCCATCAATTAGGACCCAATTCGTCCTTTTGCAGTAAGTTCCATATCAttagtaatttttgaattattcacgattttctTTATTTGATACATCTCTTCATTTATGAAAACCATTGAGTTCCTTGGCATAGATTTTAAACAGCTCCCTACACCCAACGGTCTACATCGCGCAACGTTGGAAGCGGCTTTTCAAAGCAAGCGCAGTTATGTCGTAAAACACATGCGTCAAGATTGCGGCAAGAGAAAGTTCGCAGGTGGTCATCTGATCTGAGGATATTCAAATGCCTTATTTTTCCTAGGGATTCTCTAGATTTGGATACTGAAAGAATTGTATTGGTTTTTCACAAAATGCATATTTGTTTCATGCTCTAAGCAATCATATCAAAAGCAGAATTGAATTATGATTACATTCAACGTAAAAatacatgaataaatattcattaataTACAGGTTGGGTCATatggaaatattcatattcttgggttatacaggctgttccgcaatggttgattaaattttttcagacaAGTAATCAAAATGTATGCTGACATTTTTCACGTTGGGTTTCTCGATATTCtcgatgaattttttggaatttacgaAGAAATATCTAAATTTGACCATTTTGGTAGGAATTTTTTGGACGTTTGTTTTGCAAATATGTATCGGAAATTGGAATATATTATTAGGTGAAGAGTGTTTTAAGATTGTATCTACCGGTACCCATAACGAACATCGTGTAGGTACGTGGAAAAATTGTATAAAGGAATACTTTAGGCTtctttgcaggttttccgcaaatttatcgatttcggaaattgttttaaaaaacgttcattAGTTCGGAACGACTGAAAGGGGTTCGAAAATAAGCTCGTTCA
This genomic stretch from Coccinella septempunctata chromosome 7, icCocSept1.1, whole genome shotgun sequence harbors:
- the LOC123317753 gene encoding uncharacterized protein LOC123317753 — protein: MESKAKFHFASEAGPDAKSTIVKVKTIQLMDQPEIFRFPNDKQSSLHHKQLFDTNVVKNVVKSLKIRNKFRNVMITLDAELQGIYMDEEGNVAFNDEYLEEVSPLENPTKTGIQGKSTRSLAKDMIIENFNGQNFKASTWIRLFVQECIRVGITQDKYAETLRLFLTDSAVNWFNVCMKQNSLNNWELWNNSFIETFSVQSWTDIAYAYNFKYLNGSLLDFALKKRNLLMEVDDEISLNSQINLIVISLPNHIQNRIDRKTIGTIEDLMSKLKQFGYLNDRKKENNKTVPSHKQCSNCEKLGFPNRFHPENMCRLKEQKSSYKKNNNIKVVNNVDFENAVANSEEAKNE